The genome window GAGATACTCCTTGGCGTCCATTACCTTCATGCGGCGGCTGATGTTGCGCGTTTGGTTGGCGCCCGGCATGTTGGCCATGTCCAGCCCCATTTCCTCCATGCCTTGCGGGCCAAACACCTGCAGAAACGGATTGGATTTCTCCTCGTATTCGACCTCGACGAGTTCGTGATCCCACTTGCCGTCGATGATTTCTTGGCGCAGGGCGGCGCGCTTGGCTTCGATGTCGGCCAGGTCCACTTGCGGCTCAGTCGCAGTTTCGTCGTAGGTGGGGAAGTAGCCAAAGAGCGGCGGCACCCCGGCCCGTTCGGATAGCTGTTCCACCAACGAATCCAGCGCCTGCTCCAGCCCGGCCACGCGATTGAGTTCGACGAATTCGGCTTCGACGAGGCGAACCGCGGCGGCTGCGAGATCGCGGATCATCGCGTCCACGTCCCTACCCACGTAGCCGACTTCGGTGAACTTGGTTGCCTCGACCTTGATGAGAGGCGCTTTGGCGAGTTGGGCCAAGCGTCGCGCGATTTCGGTCTTGCCCACGCCGGTCGGTCCAATCATCAGAATGTTTTTGGGCATGATGTCGTCGCGGGTTCCGGGAGGGAGTTGCTGACGGCGATATCGGTTACGCAGAGCGACCGCCACGGCCTTTTTGGCGGCGTTTTGGCCGACGATGTACTGGTCGAGCTGCGCCACGATTTGGCGGGGGGTGAGGGATTCAATGGGGAGTTCCATCAATAGCCTTATTATGGCGAGGGCCAGCCCGCCCGGTGCCGCGCCCTTCCATCGTTCGCGGGGCTCACGTCGGGACTGCGCCCGGGCTGGCCCTCGTTGGGAGTCAGCGCCCGGCGATCCGCGAGGCTTCGGCGAGCACAATCTCGGCGGCTTCCAACGCCTCGCCCGGAGTCGTTTCGGGCCCAAACGAAAACCGCAACCCGCCTTGCGCCTCGCTCATGTCGTAACCCGCGGCAAGCAACACGTGGCTGGGATCGAGGCTCCCGCTACTGCACGCCGAACCGCTACTGGCCGAAACACCGCGCCGGTCAATGGCGATGAGCAGACTCGTAGCGAGGACGTTGGCGAACCGCACGTGGGCGTGGCCGCTCAGGGTGGGCTGGCCCGGCGAAACCGTGCGAATCGCCTGCGGGCCGAGCGCGGCAAGAAACGCGTCGCGGGCTGCGAGCTTGGCGGATTCTTCGATGTCGCGTCGTTCGGCCGTGATGTCCCACGCGTCGGCGAACGCCACGATTCCGGCGACGTTCTCGGTGCCGCCGCGCAGATCGCGCTCCTGGCCGCCGCCGCGCACCAGCGCCTCGACTTGCGTGCCGGACTTAATCCACAGCGCGCCAACGCCCTTGGGGCCGCCGAATTTGTGGCTGGAAAACGTCATGATGTCCGCGCCCATCGCCTCCGGGCGAAGCTCGTAGTGGCCGGCGGTCTGCACCGCATCAACGATGAGGAGCGAGCCGTGCTCGTCGCAGAGACCGCGAATCGCGGCGAGATCGTTGAACGTACCGAACTCGTTGTTGGCGTGCATCGCGACGACCGCCAGCACGTCGTCGCCCATCATCTCGGCGAGCGCCTCGGTGTCCACGCGCGCGTCGGCGTCAATGGGAATCTCTTCGAGCTCGAATCCGAGCCGCTTCAACACCGGTCCCGGGTGCAGCATGCAGTGGTGCTCGGCGGCGGAGACGAGAATGCGTCGCCGCTCGCTGGTGGTACCGATTGCTAAGCCAAGCAGAGCCAGGTTCGCGGCCTCGGTGCCGCTCCCGACAAAGCAGATCTCGCCGAACAGCACGCCGAGCTGGGC of Chthonomonas sp. contains these proteins:
- the hslU gene encoding ATP-dependent protease ATPase subunit HslU, with the translated sequence MELPIESLTPRQIVAQLDQYIVGQNAAKKAVAVALRNRYRRQQLPPGTRDDIMPKNILMIGPTGVGKTEIARRLAQLAKAPLIKVEATKFTEVGYVGRDVDAMIRDLAAAAVRLVEAEFVELNRVAGLEQALDSLVEQLSERAGVPPLFGYFPTYDETATEPQVDLADIEAKRAALRQEIIDGKWDHELVEVEYEEKSNPFLQVFGPQGMEEMGLDMANMPGANQTRNISRRMKVMDAKEYLTEQMARNNIDSASLHKEAVHRAEQTGIIFIDEIDKVAGRTGGSGPDVSREGVQRDLLPIIEGSTVQTKFGPVRTDHILFICAGAFHISQPSELIPELQGRLPIRVELDNLGEDDFRRILSEPKNALTRQYQLLLGVDGIELEFTSDGLDEIAHFATEVNQKVENIGARRLHTLMERLLEEMLFDAPDCGAKKMTLGAGEVREKLGNLVRDAQRNSRVL
- a CDS encoding cysteine desulfurase; its protein translation is MKRYYLDHAATTLLRPEVRERMQPWLELLGNPSSSHAHGRAAKAAIDVARERVSAQLGVLFGEICFVGSGTEAANLALLGLAIGTTSERRRILVSAAEHHCMLHPGPVLKRLGFELEEIPIDADARVDTEALAEMMGDDVLAVVAMHANNEFGTFNDLAAIRGLCDEHGSLLIVDAVQTAGHYELRPEAMGADIMTFSSHKFGGPKGVGALWIKSGTQVEALVRGGGQERDLRGGTENVAGIVAFADAWDITAERRDIEESAKLAARDAFLAALGPQAIRTVSPGQPTLSGHAHVRFANVLATSLLIAIDRRGVSASSGSACSSGSLDPSHVLLAAGYDMSEAQGGLRFSFGPETTPGEALEAAEIVLAEASRIAGR